From one Streptomyces sp. ICC1 genomic stretch:
- a CDS encoding glycerol dehydrogenase — translation MKTVGTRMMISPPKYVQGAGAMNDLGEHTAHLGTNAVVLADKGVWGFVDTAVTDSLTAAGVKLTKEVFGGLCTQKEIDRVAAAAQAAGADVIVGIGGGTAIDTAKAVGHALGDIAVVSAPTVASTDAPTSALAVIYTEEGAFERYSFFRRNPNLVLVDTALVANAPSRFVVSGMGDALATWYEARVCVAANRVAMAGGLATMASLSLARLCWETLIEYGPQARLAAEAHVVTPALEKVTEANTLLSGLGFESCGLAAAHGIHNGLTVSHRTHGMMHGEKVNIGTLAQLILEGAPTDELDTYLKFSRAVGLPTTLAEVGLGDPDREELLAIGRAATAEGETTHNMPFPVTPDMVADALIAGDAYARATAGKSC, via the coding sequence GTGAAGACCGTCGGTACGCGCATGATGATCAGCCCGCCGAAGTACGTGCAGGGCGCCGGAGCGATGAACGACCTGGGCGAGCACACCGCCCACCTCGGGACGAACGCCGTCGTCCTCGCGGACAAGGGCGTCTGGGGCTTCGTCGACACCGCGGTCACCGACTCGCTCACCGCCGCCGGGGTCAAGCTGACCAAGGAGGTCTTCGGCGGGCTCTGCACGCAGAAGGAGATCGACCGGGTGGCCGCGGCCGCCCAGGCCGCCGGCGCGGACGTCATCGTCGGCATCGGCGGCGGCACCGCCATCGACACCGCGAAGGCCGTCGGCCACGCGCTGGGCGACATCGCCGTCGTGTCCGCACCCACCGTCGCCTCCACCGACGCGCCGACCAGCGCGCTCGCCGTCATCTACACCGAGGAGGGCGCCTTCGAGCGCTACTCCTTCTTCCGGCGCAACCCCAACCTCGTCCTCGTCGACACCGCGCTCGTCGCGAACGCGCCGAGCCGCTTCGTCGTCTCCGGCATGGGCGACGCGCTCGCCACCTGGTACGAGGCCCGCGTCTGCGTCGCCGCGAACCGGGTGGCCATGGCCGGCGGCCTCGCCACCATGGCCTCCCTCAGCCTCGCCCGGCTCTGCTGGGAGACCCTGATCGAGTACGGCCCCCAGGCCCGTCTGGCCGCCGAGGCGCACGTGGTCACCCCGGCGCTGGAGAAGGTCACCGAGGCCAACACGCTGCTCTCCGGCCTCGGTTTCGAATCCTGCGGCCTCGCCGCCGCCCACGGCATCCACAACGGGCTGACCGTCTCCCACCGCACGCACGGCATGATGCACGGCGAGAAGGTCAACATCGGCACCCTCGCCCAGCTGATCCTGGAGGGCGCCCCCACCGACGAGCTGGACACCTACCTGAAGTTCAGCCGCGCCGTCGGCCTCCCGACCACCCTCGCCGAGGTCGGCCTCGGCGACCCGGACCGCGAGGAGCTCCTCGCCATCGGGCGCGCCGCCACGGCGGAGGGCGAGACCACGCACAACATGCCCTTCCCGGTGACCCCCGACATGGTCGCGGACGCCCTGATCGCGGGCGACGCCTACGCCCGCGCGACCGCCGGCAAGTCCTGCTAG